A DNA window from Leishmania panamensis strain MHOM/PA/94/PSC-1 chromosome 27 sequence contains the following coding sequences:
- a CDS encoding radial spoke protein 3, putative (TriTrypDB/GeneDB-style sysID: LpmP.27.0510), protein MQRRAAESEVTAAAYTFRQPPQGFQEPKYRDPSNGRNASRNMHSDSQRYGNIMYDRRVYRGSTYASPIMSIAARAEMEKREMINTQRRRQASQRAASIKRRKQLEAARRHMATPDLGNDRHNTQVQTDEYLEELTDRVEQQPQETQTDPLMDRPATPKYVPTKSGRDAETQIHEGDLFRFDEAVEPILEVLVGKTLEQAMLEVMQEEELELLRQQQIEFEQRRKEELLETQKLEAEERRKFEEKERRKKQEMERIQREKETREKLQARQFAKAYMCNMENRVFSRLQDEGWFADRVLNEVELDFFPWLMAEVDKELAKKTKARALVDELIREVVRLNASQLAKSRAAAAAQERPLLA, encoded by the coding sequence ATGCAGCGACGGGCGGCAGAATcggaggtgacggcggccgCCTATACTTTCCGGCAACCACCCCAAGGCTTCCAGGAGCCCAAGTACCGTGACCCGTCCAACGGCCGCAATGCAAGTCGGAACATGCACAGCGACTCACAGCGGTATGGCAATATCATGTATGACCGCCGTGTTtaccgcggcagcacctaCGCTAGTCCGATCATGTCGATCGCCGCACGCGCTGAGATGGAAAAGCGTGAGATGATCAACACGCAGCGGCGAAGACAAGCATCGCAGCGCGCCGCCTCGATCAAGCGTCGCAAGCAGTTGGAGGCGGCCCGGCGACACATGGCCACCCCCGACCTGGGCAATGACCGGCATAACACACAAGTTCAAACCGACGAGTACTTGGAGGAGCTGACGGACAGAGTGGAGCAACAACCGCAGGAGACGCAGACGGACCCGCTCATGGACCGACCAGCAACTCCAAAGTACGTCCCAACAAAGTCCGGCCGCGACGCGGAGACCCAAATCCACGAGGGTGACCTGTTTCGCTTCGACGAAGCCGTGGAGCCCATCCTTGAGGTGCTCGTGGGCAAGACGCTGGAGCAGGCAATGCTAGAGGtgatgcaggaggaggagctggagctcctgcgccagcagcagatCGAAttcgagcagcgccgcaaggAGGAGCTTCTGGAAACCCAGAAgcttgaggcggaggagcgtcGCAAGTtcgaggagaaggagcgccgcAAGAAACAGGAGATGGAGCGCATCCAGCGTGAGAAAGAGACTCGTGAGAAACTGCAGGCGAGGCAGTTTGCCAAGGCGTACATGTGCAACATGGAGAACCGCGTCTTTTCTCGACTGCAAGATGAAGGGTGGTTCGCAGACCGCGTGTTGAACGAGGTGGAGCTGGACTTCTTCCCGTGGCTGATGGCCGAGGTGGACAAGGAGCTAGCCAAAAAGACGAAGGCCCGCGCGCTCGTGGACGAACTTATTCGCGAGGTAGTCCGGCTGAACGCCTCCCAGCTAGCGAAgagtcgcgcagcagcggcggcgcaggagaggCCTTTATTGGCGTAG
- a CDS encoding hypothetical protein (TriTrypDB/GeneDB-style sysID: LpmP.27.0520), translating to MQSTSVTAALQDALEKGDIVELEQAITAAEDAIHVSAYARKTSCSPLGTLIARAKQMHHLHMKACKSYVEPLRKACRELSERGIFEALVKARGAPDEVQLCMYTDLCNAESLRREITEAQRLGVRLLDSTSAQEVDDFLTECSPFLEDRTILALVQKREDLLREERRRKIGGEPTTPLRAGATNCARNAAWRDHDPLESLSHFEREKEGALPGAGRYKQLIYRSSSNGGRAGRKGVSEEVAGSSAGARGAYPALCDALEKAHDSDLERTIMEGSSPWMQTIRALLQQGCEKMMCQEHSTRRQLESAEEDGRAEVYRSEMLSRVQRWTAAAAVFSAFHGEKQVEPKSDRGNGVTPWRASLFHTRASPSLSRAPMPSSPAHASQAATEAAHPANRPLPPVYAMHSPPAYTFRPGERQRTPTRSPCVDTEAAAEGPILGSAVHHRVVEELHTPHMFRDTPNISPIKEISTASGAASLPEQDQVDRRSSTKPGGGDRPERGTPRGGVSEDSASAAAATLVWSPRTAAVLPSLELRRIQARLRAVLQEEDIHRRDIEGTEDFDRSVFLFPVSARIALLQRTEAQRRRTF from the coding sequence ATGCAGTCCACAAGTGTCACAGCCGCGTTGCAGGACGCGTTGGAGAAGGGCGATATTGTGGAGCTCGAGCAAGCCATCACGGCCGCGGAGGACGCAATCCACGTGTCCGCCTACGCCCGAAAGACGTCCTGCTCTCCCCTCGGCACTCTGATTGCCCGAGCAAAGCAGATGCACCACCTTCACATGAAGGCGTGCAAGTCCTATGTGGAGCCACTGCGAAAGGCGTGCAGGGAGCTGAGTGAGCGCGGCATCTTCGAGGCCCTTGTCAAGGCGCGCGGTGCACCAGAtgaggtgcagctgtgcatgTACACTGACTTGTGCAACGCGGAGTCGCTGCGTCGCGAAATCACCGAGGCGCAGCGACTAGGCGTACGGCTGCTGGACTCGACAAGCGCACAGGAGGTGGACGACTTCTTGACGGAGTGCTCGCCCTTTCTCGAGGACCGCACCATCTTGGCCCTTGTTCAGAAGCGCGAAGACctcctgcgcgaggagcggcggcgcaagATTGGGGGAGAGCCCACCACACCGCTGCGTGCGGGTGCCACTAACTGTGCGAGGAATGCCGCCTGGCGTGACCACGACCCACTGGAGAGCCTCAGTCATTTTGAacgggagaaagagggcgcGTTGCCCGGCGCTGGACGCTATAAACAGCTGATATACCGCAGCAGTAGCAATGGCGGACGCGCTGGTCGTAAGGGGGTCTCGGAGGAAGTCGCCGGCTCTTCGGCTGGTGCTCGAGGAGCATACCCAGCACTCTGCGATGCCCTGGAGAAGGCTCATGATAGTGATCTGGAGCGCACGATTATGGAGGGGTCATCGCCGTGGATGCAGACAATCCGCGCGCTGCTTCAACAGGGCTGCGAGAAAATGATGTGCCAGGAGCACAGCACTCGCCGACAACTTGAGAGCGCTGAGGAGGACGGACGTGCAGAGGTGTACCGGAGCGAGATGCTTTCCCGTGTGCAGCGCtggacggcggcagctgcggttTTTTCTGCGTTCCATGGGGAAAAACAGGTTGAACCTAAAAGTGACAGGGGAAACGGTGTGACGCCATGGAGGGCCTCCTTGTTCCATACAAGAGCCTcgccttcgctctctcgtgCACCCATGCCGTCCTCGCCCGCCCACGCCTCGCAGGCAGCGACAGAGGCGGCCCACCCAGCGAACCGACCGTTGCCGCCGGTATACGCGATGCACTCCCCCCCAGCGTACACTTTTCGCCcgggagagcggcagcggaccCCGACGCGTTCCCCATGCGTTGAcactgaggcggcggcggaaggACCCATCCTTGGCAGCGCCGTTCATCACCGTGTTGTAGAAGAATTGCACACGCCGCACATGTTCCGTGACACGCCGAACATATCGCCCATCAAGGAGATCAGTACGGCAAGCGGTGCGGCATCTTTGCCGGAGCAGGATCAGGTTGATCGCCGTAGCAGCACGAAGCCCGGGGGTGGAGATAGGCCGGAACGCGGAACCCCTCGCGGAGGGGTCTCGGAAGACAGCGccagtgctgcggctgccacaCTCGTCTGGTCGCCGAGGACAGCCGCCGTGTTACCGTCGCTAGAACTACGCCGCATCCAGGCGCGACTTCGAGCGGTACTGCAGGAAGAGGACATTCACCGCCGTGATATCGAAGGCACCGAAGACTTTGACCGCAGTGTGTTTCTGTTTCCCGTCTCTGCACGCATTGCCCTGCTTCAACGCACAGAGGCTCAACGGCGGCGTACATTTTGa
- a CDS encoding hypothetical protein (TriTrypDB/GeneDB-style sysID: LpmP.27.0530), with translation MCYTLSRIAVLLCAVIALAFAVLGVYLPLFEMPSRIAHAIQSLNASIQRTDFNISMEKATLERFGQLVSGAPAKSKMTLWRLSYGTSRANTSINLRGDYFTCYQGNIFIQAAEGFAVVTCVLGAANLIMSVFLFFFAPVVKFPLAVYFFLAAAAAVVTVGFALNLYLQGWCSAESLKASEWSLSLGFASFAISCGVSLTASVLVILSY, from the coding sequence ATGTGCTACACACTTAGTCGCATAGCTGTGCTGCTCTGTGCCGTTATAGCGCTGGCATTCGCCGTGCTCGGCGTATACCTGCCATTATTCGAGATGCCGAGCCGCATTGCGCACGCCATTCAGTCCCTGAATGCCAGCATCCAGCGCACCGACTTCAACATCTCGATGGAGAAAGCAACGCTGGAGCGCTTCGGGCAGCTGGTCAGTGGAGCGCCCGCCAAGAGCAAAATGACGCTATGGAGGCTCTCGTATGGCACATCGAGGGCTAACACCTCCATCAACCTTCGTGGCGACTACTTCACCTGCTACCAGGGTAACATTTTCATTCAGGCAGCGGAGGGATTTGCTGTAGTGACGTGTGTTCTGGGTGCAGCGAACCTCATCATGtctgtctttcttttcttttttgctccTGTCGTCAAGTTCCCGCTGGCTGTATACTTTTTTCtggcagctgccgccgcggtggtcACGGTTGGCTTCGCACTGAATCTCTATCTCCAAGGTTGGTGCAGCGCTGAGTCCCTCAAGGCGTCTGAGTGGAGCTTGTCGCTAGGTTTTGCCTCCTTTGCCATTTCGTGCGGTGTCTCCCTTACCGCCAGCGTCTTGGTAATTCTGTCTTATTAA
- a CDS encoding replication factor C, subunit 4, putative (TriTrypDB/GeneDB-style sysID: LpmP.27.0540), giving the protein MSIVSTPWVEKYRPQTVTDIVGNTEAISRLQVIAKEGNLPNLLLCGPPGTGKTTSMLCLARDLLLQSTDASSAGTSLGGSTKDILKDAVLELNASDDRGLDVVREKIKLFAQTKKTLPKKFFSTGEGPTKDEHVVHLHKIVLLDEADSMTPAAQQALRRTMELHSSTTRFAFACNNSSKIIEPIQSRCAVVRFKKLSDADILKRLVYVIQQESVSYTDDGLEALLYLAEGDLRQALNSLQATHTGYGLVNADNVFKVCDQPHPVLVENIITACITKRSIDEAHKEMNRLLNRGYAPVDVIATFFKVVQANARLFRSELQQLEVLKIVGETTMRIAEGVGTSLQLAAMLARMITAVENTAS; this is encoded by the coding sequence atgtCTATAGTCAGCACGCCGTGGGTAGAGAAGTACCGTCCGCAGACGGTGACAGACATTGTGGGTAACACCGAGGCGATTTCGCGTTTGCAGGTGATCGCGAAGGAAGGTAACTTGCCGAACTTGCTTCTTTGTGGACCGCCCGGCACCGGTAAGACGACGAGTATGCTCTGCCTCGCACGCGACCTGCTGCTTCAGAGTACCGACGCCAGTAGCGCAGGGACGTCATTGGGTGGGTCCACGAAAGATATTCTCAAGGACGCGGTGCTAGAGCTGAACGCCAGCGACGATCGCGGATTGGACGTGGTGCGTGAGAAGATCAAACTCTTCGCCCAGACTAAGAAGACGCTGCCCAAGAAGTTTTTCTCTACAGGCGAAGGGCCCACCAAGGATGAGCATGTAGTCCACCTGCACAAGATTGTGCTTCTGGACGAAGCGGATAGCATGACcccagctgcgcagcaggcaTTGCGTCGCACAATGGAGCtacacagcagcacaacgcGGTTCGCCTTTGCCTGCAACAACAGTAGCAAGATCATTGAGCCTATCCAATCCCGCTGCGCTGTTGTCCGCTTTAAAAAGCTTAGTGACGCGGACATATTGAAGCGGCTAGTGTACGTCATCCAACAGGAAAGCGTCTCCTACACCGATGATGGACTGGAGGCGCTCCTGTACCTCGCTGagggcgacctgcggcaggCGTTAAATTCCCTCCaggccacacacaccggcTACGGGCTCGTGAATGCTGACAATGTCTTCAAGGTGTGTGACCAGCCGCATCCGGTGCTCGTCGAGAACATCATCACGGCGTGCATCACGAAGCGCAGCATTGACGAGGCTCACAAGGAGATGAATCGCCTGCTTAACCGGGGTTATGCCCCGGTAGACGTGATTGCCACTTTTTTCAAGGTCGTGCAGGCAAACGCGCGCCTTTTTCGAagtgagctgcagcagctggaggtgctCAAAATAGTGGGCGAAACGACGATGCGCATCGCCGAGGGTGTGGGTacctcgctgcagctggccgcGATGCTTGCACGCATGATTACCGCTGTGGAGAACACTGCGTCATAG
- a CDS encoding protein kinase, putative (TriTrypDB/GeneDB-style sysID: LpmP.27.0550) — MSTSVDDLNGKLDLVDIAALSAAYQPEEVLGEGTYGIVFRAHHKETGAKYAIKKLRLDGFSEGVPATTIREATLLHDLNDNPNVVRLLDVVCSEHRVYLVFELLDEDLRTFIKRYRPVSGQKPANGTAVPLPIVREFTRQMLYALWTCHNSRILHRDLKPGNVLVASYRDKKSEETKFYVKLADFGLARMFEMSVQTYTHEVMTLWYRSPEIILGDRHYTPAADVWSVGCIVAEMILGYSLFRGENWRDQLDKVFYVVGTPTEQTWPGVTKLPGYERNFKVYHVAPLPTRLRDYDEKAVEFIAYLLVTNPKLRPTIPDILEHPFMKDA, encoded by the coding sequence ATGTCCACTTCGGTGGATGACTTGAATGGTAAGCTGGACCTCGTCGACATCGCGGCGTTGAGTGCCGCTTATCAGCCAGAGGAGGTGCTTGGCGAGGGCACGTATGGCATTGTGTTCCGAGCCCACCACAAAGAAACCGGGGCCAAGTATGCTATCAAGAAGCTCCGACTCGACGGCTTCTCGGAAGGCGTGCCGGCGACCACCATTCGTGAAGCGACCCTCTTGCATGATCTCAACGACAACCCGAACGTGGTGCGACTGCTGGACGTCGTGTGCAGCGAACATCGTGTCTACCTCGTTTTTGAGCTACTCGACGAGGACCTCCGCACCTTCATCAAGCGGTACCGCCCAGTCAGCGGGCAGAAGCCGGCCAATggcacagcagtgccgctCCCCATTGTACGGGAGTTCACGCGTCAGATGCTGTACGCGCTGTGGACCTGCCACAACAGCCGCATCCTACACCGAGACCTCAAGCCGGGTAACGTCCTCGTGGCAAGCTACCGCGATaaaaagagcgaggagaCGAAGTTTTATGTGAAGCTGGCTGACTTTGGGCTGGCGCGCATGTTCGAGATGTCGGTGCAAACGTACACGCACGAGGTGATGACATTGTGGTATCGCTCCCCCGAGATTATTCTTGGTGATCGTCACTACACACCGGCGGCTGATGTGTGGTCAGTGGGCTGCATCGTGGCGGAGATGATTCTCGGCTACTCGCTCTTTCGCGGCGAGAACTGGCGCGACCAGCTGGACAAGGTATTCTACGTGGTGGGCACCCCGACGGAACAGACGTGGCCCGGCGTGACGAAGCTGCCTGGCTATGAACGAAACTTTAAGGTGTACCACGTGGCACCACTGCCAACGCGGCTGCGCGACTACGACGAGAAAGCGGTAGAGTTCATCGCCTACTTGCTTGTCACGAACCCAAAGCTGCGGCCCACGATTCCAGATATTCTTGAGCACCCCTTCATGAAAGATGCGTAG
- a CDS encoding hypothetical protein (TriTrypDB/GeneDB-style sysID: LpmP.27.0560) yields MSSSSGSKLPAWSLEVVKQSSLTASSAPAASSATPVGSAEVYENICGICFTDIHPVDNPRGRLNSCGHLFCSHCIREWAKNTNVCPNCKARFTRIYTAHADSGKVQETKVRKRNYVAWESSYYDEEDDDVAHEEALLDTVRCDVCQQSHNAARMIFCDRRQCVYVAHLDCLSLAERPVTFLCAACSKLREKDDHVLLTESFSGTSLPDASSEPPVPLTPVAAGPGLAQSTAAACAAATAAVVAQKQTTVSLVDTGGSSCNAELPTRASFSSAPTFTMMAAPAPRVVRLTDNPTAEHHGNSRRSSSTASSRGTESSTVPRVAVDFSKPHLHLMTSATTASPRNSRRPSAPPPSENATAADDNYYFLAPTSHAVAAMIELNRIKQARAAEAQTRHQHARSRAERLQAVYRAPQSDVLPSGARKRTHRTAADEITAELESAEKEFGDPQQRRLMEERMVRKWATDILPVLRRRRYIEGDTTTSESDLWAQAVTQARSMVREKLVARGESLRRRREQLVRAEAQREAAALAKLARIIAQHREHPPKLV; encoded by the coding sequence ATGAGCTCATCTTCAGGGTCGAAGCTCCCTGCATGGAGTTtggaggtggtgaagcagAGTTCACTCACTGCCAGTTCGGCCCCTGCAGCGTCCTCAGCGACGCCAGTGGGGTCAGCAGAGGTCTATGAGAACATCTGCGGGATTTGCTTCACCGACATCCACCCCGTCGACAATCCGCGTGGCCGTCTCAACTCGTGTGGACATCTCTTCTGCTCCCATTGCATCAGGGAGTGGGCGAAGAACACAAATGTGTGTCCAAACTGCAAGGCGCGGTTCACACGCATCTACACAGCTCACGCCGACTCCGGAAAGGTGCAGGAGACTAAGGTGCGCAAGCGCAACTATGTTGCGTGGGAGTCTTCCTATtacgatgaggaggacgacgacgtaGCTCACGAGGAGGCACTGCTGGATACCGTACGGTGTGATGTGTGCCAGCAGTCTCACAATGCCGCGCGCATGATCTTCTGCGACCGTCGTCAATGCGTCTATGTTGCCCATCTTGACTGCCTCAGCTTGGCGGAGCGCCCAGTAACATTTCTAtgcgccgcctgctcgaAACTGCGGGAGAAAGATGACCATGTACTGTTGACAGAAAGCTTCAGTGGAACGTCGCTCCCTGATGCTTCGTCGGAGCCACCAGTACCGCTGACGCCGGTGGCTGCAGGACCGGGACTGGCGCAAAGTACAGCGGCGGCATGCGCAGCGGCTAcagctgctgtcgttgcacAGAAGCAAACTACTGTCTCTCTGGTGGATACTGGCGGTAGTAGCTGTAACGCGGAGCTTCCTACGAGAGCGTCGTTTAGTTCCGCACCGACCTTCACCATGATGGCTGCCCCTGCACCTCGTGTGGTTCGACTGACAGACAACCCCACCGCGGAACACCACGGCAACAGCCGAAGGTCTTCCTCGACGGCGTCGTCTAGGGGCACGGAGTCGTCGACGGTGCCACGTGTCGCCGTCGACTTTTCAAAGCCGCATTTGCATCTCATGACGTCCGCCACAACGGCATCACCGCGGAATTCGAGACGCccctctgcgcctccgccctcGGAGAATGCCACTGCGGCGGATGACAACTACTACTTCCTAGCCCCTACTTCACATGCCGTTGCAGCCATGATTGAGCTCAACAGGATAAAGCAGGCgcgcgctgcggaggcgcagaCCCGACACCAGCACGCGCGGTCGAGAGCAGAGCGCCTGCAAGCGGTGTACCGTGCCCCTCAGAGTGATGTGCTTCCCAGTGGCGCCCGGAAGCGAACCCATCGCACTGCGGCGGATGAGATAACAGCAGAGCTCGAGtcggcagagaaggagtTCGGTGATCCGCAGCAGAGACGCCTGATGGAGGAGCGCATGGTGCGTAAGTGGGCCACTGACATACTCCCCGTGCTGCGACGCCGTCGCTACATCGAGGGCGACACCACCACGTCGGAAAGTGACTTGTGGGCGCAGGCAGTCACGCAAGCTCGCTCAATGGTGCGTGAGAAGCTGGTGGCGAGGGGTGAATCACTGAGGCGCAGACgcgagcagctggtgcgtGCGGAGGCACAGCgggaggcggctgcgctaGCAAAGCTCGCACGCATcattgcgcagcaccgcgaaCACCCTCCGAAGCTGGTCTAG
- a CDS encoding hypothetical protein (TriTrypDB/GeneDB-style sysID: LpmP.27.0570), with protein sequence MEAQSPSPFSSRVIPHERVLRYVYEFLDENGYQQALRALQDESKVPYNIIHVKPDEPGNSSEVVQASFSGKRGSAKGFSTATERNLERAVMEGSWAEVLHVYVDGLLLPEEIKATLYEVILEEIVELHGLIPAGRSLLLNAPIFQLMRTDTPARYIRLEKMIEQGQRTMTEGTVYNAAIRHVTPGILHRRTALLQQLKTAIRFTSEAPIGRLAAALARVAASDSGGVDGSTQRTHSASIVPPQSGGPMLLAESSNAVAISRKRDRGQALPDDAAWADTFLQYPLTAPKEIRRRLPYAGTRAVCCCTPLSSANEELLVVGCADGVVEFVSLTTGESIGNPLRHSGGVMCMMRDTTDGAGPAPDWLAIGYRDGWVKVYNVDSHKLVRRFEMAHTMGVTAVIFSGPRNTVSLSGHHSFIVTGSFDGAIKVLEIATGAVIRTVANSHASAFVYALLPLEAPGTVADALRYFLCSSGNDGTLSLWRLEDKREEGAEVPGTVELLRVQGAIPLDQIHHELRDAVPTQLYALPCAEDATHGTTAITTSTSIPATATQDAFILTRAGKACVVRITVKDEGNHYFGASFQALCIIATAHPLRSAFPHVHTVVSMSVPLLTLYAADCEGTISLHNIEMRWYNEAQWAEFGGCMRVSSATEQSAVVIVEAGKPIKDLQLTCTWSPTQHQPTSVVAYSVSLPAIYDMH encoded by the coding sequence ATGGAGGCGCAGTCACCCTCGCCGTTCTCGTCTCGGGTGATTCCGCATgagcgtgtgctgcgctACGTGTACGAATTCCTCGATGAGAACGGCTACCAGCAAGCCCTTCGCGCGCTGCAAGATGAATCGAAGGTACCGTACAACATTATACATGTGAAGCCTGATGAACCCGGCAACTCATCTGAGGTTGTCCAGGCATCTTTCTCGGGGAAGCGAGGTAGTGCGAAGGGGTTTTCGACAGCGACGGAGCGCAACTTAGAAAGAGCAGTGATGGAGGGCAGCTGGGCTGAGGTGTTGCACGTGTACGTGGATGGTCTCCTGCTTCCGGAGGAGATTAAGGCGACACTGTACGAGGTTATTCTCGAAGAGATTGTGGAGCTTCATGGTCTCATCCCGGCAggccgctcgctgctgctgaatgCCCCGATCTTCCAGCTCATGAGGACGGACACTCCGGCACGCTACATCCGCCTTGAAAAGATGATTGAGCAAGGGCAGCGCACGATGACCGAGGGCACCGTTTACAACGCAGCCATTCGCCACGTCACGCCGGGAATTCTTCACAGAAGAACAGCACTGCTACAGCAACTGAAGACGGCGATTCGCTTCACCTCGGAGGCCCCGATCGGACGGTTGGCGGCTGCCCTGGCTCGCGTCGCCGCTTCTGACTCCGGTGGTGTGGACGGCAGTACACAAAGAACACACTCTGCGTCCATAGTCCCTCCCCAGAGTGGCGGGCCGATGTTGTTGGCTGAGTCCTCCAACGCGGTAGCGATCTCGCGCAAACGTGATCGGGGACAGGCGCTTCCCGACGACGCCGCGTGGGCGGACACTTTTTTGCAGTACCCTCTTACAGCGCCGAAGGAGATACGGCGGCGGCTACCGTACGCTGGCACGCGAGCCGTTTGCTGTTGCACCCCCCTCTCGAGTGCGAATGAGGAGCTGCTCGTGGTCGGCTGTGCCGACGGCGTAGTTGAGTTTGTTAGTTTGACGACCGGCGAGAGCATCGGTAATCCCCTGCGACATTCAGGCGGGGTGATGTGTATGATGCGAGACACCACGGACGGGGCGGGGCCGGCGCCGGACTGGCTCGCCATCGGCTACCGAGACGGGTGGGTGAAGGTGTACAACGTTGACAGTCACAAGCTGGTGCGCCGGTTTGAGATGGCGCACACGATGGGTGTCACCGCTGTCATCTTTTCTGGACCACGAAATACGGTATCCCTGTCTGGCCATCACTCCTTCATTGTAACAGGCTCCTTTGACGGCGCCATTAAGGTGCTCGAGATCGCGACTGGGGCTGTGATTCGGACGGTTGCTAACAGCCACGCCAGCGCGTTTGTGTATGCGCTACTTCCTTTGGAAGCTCCCGGCACTGTGGCCGACGCGCTGCGGTACTtcctgtgcagcagcggcaatgaCGGGACTCTGTCGCTATGGCGACTGGAGGACAAGCGGGAGGAAGGGGCAGAGGTTCCAGGTAcagtggagctgctgcgtgtgcagggGGCAATCCCCCTTGATCAGATTCATCATGAGCTTCGCGACGCCGTCCCCACGCAGCTCTACGCACTCCCGTGTGCCGAGGATGCGACGCATGGCACGACTGCAATAACTACCTCCACTAGCATCCCCGCAACAGCGACGCAAGACGCGTTTATCCTCACTCGCGCTGGCAAGGCATGTGTTGTTCGCATCACCGTGAAGGATGAGGGCAACCACTACTTCGGCGCTTCTTTCCAGGCGCTGTGCATTATTGCCACAGCACACCCGCTGCGCTCTGCTTTTCCGCATGTGCACACGGTCGTCTCCATGTCTGTTCCACTGCTCACCCTCTACGCAGCCGACTGCGAAGGCACCATCAGTTTGCACAACATTGAGATGAGGTGGTACAACGAAGCTCAGTGGGCCGAGTTTGGCGGCTGCATGCGAGTCAGCAGTGCGACTGAGCAAAGCGCTGTGGTGATTGTGGAAGCAGGCAAGCCCATAAAAGATCTGCAGCTGACGTGTACCTGGTCGCCGACGCAGCATCAGCCGACGAGTGTCGTAGCGTACAGCGTGTCTTTGCCAGCCATCTACGACATGCACTAG